A window of the Blattabacterium cuenoti genome harbors these coding sequences:
- the rpsH gene encoding 30S ribosomal protein S8 — MFMDPIANFLTRIRNSYLSKHKILTIESSKIRENISKVLLKNGYILGYKVYNQDNNKKILKIALKYYDSKSVIHKIIRMSKPGLRKYCKYRNIPRVLNGLGIAIISTSKGVITDKQAKIKKIGGEVLCYVY; from the coding sequence ATTTTTATGGATCCAATAGCTAATTTTTTAACTAGAATTAGAAATTCTTATTTATCAAAACATAAAATATTAACAATAGAATCATCAAAAATAAGAGAAAATATTTCCAAAGTTTTATTGAAAAATGGATATATATTAGGATATAAAGTTTATAATCAAGATAATAATAAAAAAATTCTTAAAATAGCTTTAAAATATTATGATAGTAAGTCTGTTATTCATAAAATAATTAGAATGAGTAAACCTGGATTAAGAAAATATTGTAAATATAGAAATATACCTCGTGTTTTAAATGGTCTTGGAATTGCTATAATATCTACTTCTAAAGGAGTAATTACAGATAAACAAGCTAAAATAAAAAAAATAGGAGGAGAAGTCTTATGTTATGTTTATTAA